The genomic region AACCGCGCGTTACAGCCAGTCGACTCTGACGGGCAGCACGCAGCAGGCGAAGATTCAGCGTGAGCAGAACTTCAAGCAGGCTGGCGATTTGTATCGCTCGTTCAGCCAGAAGGAGCGTCAGGATCTGATCGACAGCTTCGGCGGCTCTCTGGCCACCACCGATGACGAGAGCAAGCACATCATCCTGTCCTTCCTCTATAAGGCTGACCCGGAATATGGGACAGGAGTAACCAAAGTGGCCAAGGGTGATCTGGCCCGGGTCAAGACGCTGGCGGCCAAACTGGTCGATTGATCTATCTGTCTGAAGCGGGGCCTCACGCGAGGTCCCGTCTGGTCAAGGAGCGCTGCCATGCGTCTTTATTTGTCTGTGTTTCTGGCGTGCTGGTCGCTCAGTGTGTTCGCCGGTGCTGAGCCGCCACTCTCGAAGGACCCCGAGGCGCTGAAAGCGCAATTACAGGATTACTATTTCGATGCCGCCCGACGGGGGGATGTGCCGATGCTCGAGACCTTCATCGAAGCTGGCTATTCCCTCGACACCCGTGACAGCAAGGGTTACACCGCGCTGATTCTGGCCGCCTATCACGGCCAGAATGCCGCCGTGGAGCGTTTGCTCGCGGCCGGTGCGGATGCCTGCGCCCAGGATCAACGCGGCAATACCGCGCTGATGGGTGCGATTTTCAAAGGCGAAGTGCAGATCGCTCGAACCCTGCTGGCCGCCAATTGCAGCCCCGACCAACGCAACGGCGCCGGGCAGACTGCCGCGATGTATGCCGGGTTGTTCAAGCGCGTCGAGTTGCTGGATGCACTCAAGGCCAAAGGGGCGGACATGAACGCCGAAGATCCGTTGGGCAACAGTGCCGCGCGTCTGGCCAGCGGTGAAATCCGCACGGCGGCGCCGCGCTGATCCGCGCCAGCTGAGCTATCATCGCGGTTTTTGCCGGGAGTTCAGATGGCCAAGGCCAAGCGCATGTACGGCTGCACCGAGTGTGGCTCAACCTTCCCCAAGTGGGCCGGCCAGTGCGGCGAATGCGGGGCCTGGAACACCCTGACCGAAACCATGGTGGAGAGTGGCGGCGCCGCAGCCCCCAGCGGTCGTACCGGTTGGACTGGCCAGCAGGCGCAGATCAAAACCCTGGCCGAAGTCAGTGTCGAAGAGATTCCGCGTTTCTCCACGGCGTCCAGCGAGCTGGATCGTGTTCTGGGCGGCGGCCTGGTGGATGGCTCGGTGGTGTTGATCGGTGGTGATCCCGGCATCGGTAAGTCGACCATTCTGTTGCAAACCTTGTGCAACCTCGCCAAGAGCATGCCGGCGCTGTATGTCACCGGCGAAGAGTCCCAGCAACAAGTGGCCATGCGTGCCCGACGGCTAGGCTTGCCTCAGGATCAGCTGCGGGTGATGACCGAAACCTGCATCGAAACCATCATCGCCACCGCCCGGCAGGAAAAGCCCAAGGTAATGGTGATCGACTCGATTCAGACGATCTTCACCGAGCAACTGCAATCGGCGCCGGGCGGTGTCTCCCAGGTGCGCGAAAGTGCGGCATTGCTGGTGCGTTACGCCAAGCAAAGCGGCACCGCGATTTTCCTTGTGGGCCATGTCACCAAGGAGGGCGCGCTGGCCGGCCCCCGAGTGCTGGAACACATGGTCGACACCGTTCTGTATTTCGAAGGCGAATCCGATGGGCGCCTGCGTTTGCTACGGGCGGTGAAAAACCGCTTTGGCGCGGTGAATGAATTGGGCGTGTTCGGTATGACCGACAAAGGCCTGAAGGAAGTCTCCAACCCTTCGGCGATTTTCCTCACACGCGCCCAGGAAGAAGTCCCGGGCAGTGTGGTCATGGCCACGTGGGAAGGCACCCGGCCGATGCTGGTGGAAGTCCAGGCGCTGGTGGACGACAGTCATCTGGCCAACCCGCGCCGGGTGACGCTCGGTCTGGATCAGAATCGCCTGGCCATGTTGTTGGCGGTTTTGCACCGCCACGGCGGCATCCCGACCCACGATCAGGATGTGTTCCTCAACGTGGTCGGCGGCGTGAAGGTCCTGGAAACCGCTTCCGACCTGGCCTTGATGGCGGCGGTCATGTCCAGTTTGCGCAACCGGCCGCTGCCGCACGATCTGCTGGTGTTTGGCGAAGTCGGGTTGTCGGGTGAAGTGCGCCCGGTACCGAGTGGCCAGGAACGCTTGAAAGAGGCGGCCAAGCACGGCTTCAAGCGCGCCATCGTGCCCAAGGGCAATGCGCCGAAAGAAGCACCGCCGGGGTTGCAGATTATCGCTGTGACGCGCCTGGAACAGGCCCTCGACGCACTGTTCGAATAGCTGCAAGCAATACGCAATCCTGTGGGAGCCGGGCTTGCCCGCGATAGCGGTTTGTCAGACGACATTCGTGGTGGGATTAAAATCGCCATCGCGGGCAAGCCCGGCTCCCACAGGGGATTGCGTCTTGTCTTCAGATTTCGATGAGTGCCCCCAACTCCCGATCCAGCTCGTCAGGATCACCGAGATTCAGTTCGATCAGCCGTCTCAGATGTTCGATCGAGTCCAGCCCGATATGCAGGCAGACAAAACCCAGCTGGTCATAATCATTGTGGGCCAACCGCACATCCATTCTGATCTCGGTCTCGGGGTTCAAATGAATATCGGCTGCGAAGGGTTTGCTGGGATCGCCCTGCCAAGGCTCGGGACGCTGGATCAGCATGCCCTTGAGCGACAAGTCGAGTAATTGCACCGGCCAACGCTGCCCGTCCTGGCTCAGTTCGGTCTGTGCGCTGAAGGCGATGCGCTTGAAACGGCGGCGATCGGAATGCTGTTCGCTCATGGCCTGACCTCTGTGCGTGGTGCAATGACTATAGACCGGGCTTTGCACCAACCGCCACGGTCGCCATCCCTTATCTAGACCAACGTTGGGGGTGGCCTTTGAGGCCAGTAGCGCTAAACTCGGGATGGCTGTCTTTCTTGTCCTCTCTGGCTGGAATCATAAAATGAAAAATAATAATAGCCCGCTACGCCACTTACCCTGGCTACTGCTGGCAGTCGTAGGAGCGTGCGCCCTGGGCGTAGTGGCATTGCGCCGAGGCGAGGCGATCAACGCCTTGTGGATCGTGGTTGCCGCCGTGGCCATTTACCTGGTTGCGTATCGTTACTACAGCCTGTTCATCGCTAACAATGTGATGCAACTCGACTCACGTCGGGCTACACCTGCCGTGCTCAACAATGACGGTCTGGACTATGTGCCGACCAACAAACACATCCTCTTCGGCCACCACTTCGCGGCCATCGCTGGCGCGGGGCCACTGGTCGGTCCGGTGCTGGCAGCGCAGATGGGCTATTTGCCCGGTACGCTGTGGCTGATTGCCGGCGTGGTGTTGGCCGGTGCGGTTCAGGACTTCATGGTCCTGTTCATGTCCACCCGCCGCAACGGTCGTTCCCTGGGCGATATGGTCCGTGAAGAAATGGGCCGCATCCCCGGGACCATCGCGCTGTTCGGCTGCTTCCTGATCATGATCATCATCCTCGCGGTGCTGGCGCTGATCGTGGTCAAGGCCCTGGCCGAAAGCCCGTGGGGCATCTTTACCGTGATGGCGACCATCCCGATCGCGATGTTCATGGGCGTCTACATGCGCTACATCCGCCCGGGCCGCATCGGTGAAATCTCGGTGATCGGCGTGGCGTTGCTGCTGGGTTCGATCTGGCTGGGCGGGCAGATTGCCGCTGACCCGGTGTGGGCCAAGGCGTTCAGTTTTACCGGGGTTCAGATCACCTGGATGCTGATCGGCTATGGTTTCGTGGCGGCGGTGTTGCCGGTGTGGCTGATTCTGGCGCCTCGCGATTACCTGTCCAC from Pseudomonas sp. GGS8 harbors:
- a CDS encoding ankyrin repeat domain-containing protein; its protein translation is MRLYLSVFLACWSLSVFAGAEPPLSKDPEALKAQLQDYYFDAARRGDVPMLETFIEAGYSLDTRDSKGYTALILAAYHGQNAAVERLLAAGADACAQDQRGNTALMGAIFKGEVQIARTLLAANCSPDQRNGAGQTAAMYAGLFKRVELLDALKAKGADMNAEDPLGNSAARLASGEIRTAAPR
- the radA gene encoding DNA repair protein RadA, coding for MAKAKRMYGCTECGSTFPKWAGQCGECGAWNTLTETMVESGGAAAPSGRTGWTGQQAQIKTLAEVSVEEIPRFSTASSELDRVLGGGLVDGSVVLIGGDPGIGKSTILLQTLCNLAKSMPALYVTGEESQQQVAMRARRLGLPQDQLRVMTETCIETIIATARQEKPKVMVIDSIQTIFTEQLQSAPGGVSQVRESAALLVRYAKQSGTAIFLVGHVTKEGALAGPRVLEHMVDTVLYFEGESDGRLRLLRAVKNRFGAVNELGVFGMTDKGLKEVSNPSAIFLTRAQEEVPGSVVMATWEGTRPMLVEVQALVDDSHLANPRRVTLGLDQNRLAMLLAVLHRHGGIPTHDQDVFLNVVGGVKVLETASDLALMAAVMSSLRNRPLPHDLLVFGEVGLSGEVRPVPSGQERLKEAAKHGFKRAIVPKGNAPKEAPPGLQIIAVTRLEQALDALFE
- a CDS encoding PilZ domain-containing protein yields the protein MSEQHSDRRRFKRIAFSAQTELSQDGQRWPVQLLDLSLKGMLIQRPEPWQGDPSKPFAADIHLNPETEIRMDVRLAHNDYDQLGFVCLHIGLDSIEHLRRLIELNLGDPDELDRELGALIEI